DNA sequence from the Lysinibacillus sp. OF-1 genome:
CACATTCAATTTCCAGATGGTCAACAGCAAACTTTTACAAAAGGCGTGACACTAACCGATATTGCGCAAGCTATTCGTCCTGAGCTTCGCAAAAAGGCAGTAGCAGGAAGTGTTAATGGAACCATCGTTGATTTGACGCACCCGATTACAGCAGATGCTCAAATTTCATTGTACGATGCAAGCTCGAAGGAAGGGATCGAGGTTATTCGCCATTCAACAGCTCATCTATTAGCTCAGGCGATTAAACGACTTTACCCCCATGCCCAATTTGGGGTAGGACCAGTGATTGAAAATGGTTTTTATTATGATATAGAGATTGCAGATACGCTAACACCGAGTGATTTGCAGCGAATTGAGAAAAAGATGAAACAAATTGTGCAGGAAAATGTCCCGATTCACAGGCGCGAAGTGTCACGACAAGAAGCCAAACAATTATTTGTGCATGATGCGTTAAAGCTAGAACTGTTGGAGGCAATACCTGCGAATGAGACAGTAACGATTTATGAGCAAGGAGAGTTTTACGATTTATGTCGCGGCCCTCATGTTCCAGCCACAGGTAAGTTGCAGCACTTTAAATTAATGCAAGTGTCAGGTGCGTATTGGCGTGGCGATAGCAACAATCAAATGCTCCAGCGTATTTATGGAGTAGCTTTTGCCACAAAAGAAGAATTGCACAATCATTTTGTATTTTTGGAGGAAGCGGAAAAACGGAATCATCGCAAGCTAGGCAAAGAACTATCGTTATTTATGTTTTCAGAGGAAGCACCTGGCATGCCTTTTTATTTAGCAAACGGTCAAATTTTACGCAATGAGCTGGAATCGTATTTGCGCAATCTACAAGCGAAGTATGACTATAGAGAAGTACGGACTCCACTGATGATGAACCAACGTCTATGGGAGCAGTCGGGACATTGGGACCACTATAAGGATAATATGTATTTTACACAGGTCGATGATCAGAGCTTTGCCTTAAAGCCTATGAACTGCCCTGGTCATATGCTGATTTTTAAAAATTCCTTACACTCTTATAGAGATTTACCCATTCGTATGGCGGAATTTGGGCAAGTGCACCGACATGAATTTAGTGGAGCCTTGAATGGTCTATTACGTGTACGTTCATTTTGTCAGGATGATGCCCATATTTTCGTAACACCACAGCAAATTGAAGATGAAATTGCCTTGGCATTAAACATTATTGATGAAGTGTACAACGTCTTTGGCTTCGAGTATACGATTGAATTATCGACACGACCAGATGATTATATGGGTGATTTGGCTTTGTGGGATCAAGCGGAGGGGGCACTGGAAAATGTCCTCAAGAATTTAGGTATTGCCTATACGATTAATGAGGGCGATGGGGCATTCTATGGACCGAAGATTGACATCCATATTAAGGATGCCATTCAGCGCAGTCATCAGTGTGCAACGGTTCAGCTCGATTTCCAGCTACCGGAGAAATTTGATTTAACGTATATTAATGAAAATAATGAAAAAGTAAGACCTGTTGTTATTCATCGGGCAGTGTTTGGCTCGATTGACCGCTTCTTAGGTATTTTAATTGAACATTTCAGCGGAGCATTTCCGACTTGGCTTGCACCACAGCAAGTACTAGTGATTGGTGTAGCAGACGTGCATCAAGCTTATGCTAAGCAAGTAGTAGAAGCTTTACAACAGGAACAAATTCGTGTGCAATTAGATGATCGTCAAGAAAAGCTCGGTAAAAAGATACGCGAAGCCCAATTGCAAAAAATACCGTATATTATTGTTATTGGTGATCGAGAGGTTGCCAATCAAAGTGTAGCTGTACGTAGACATGGTCAGCAAGATTCCACTGACAAAACACTACAGCAGTTACGAGATGAAATAAAGACAGCCATCCAACAAAAAAGTTTATCTTAATAGTCAGCTATAGAAAAGAAAGCTTGCTTTGAATGAAGAACATTCGAAGCAAGCTTTTCAATTATTAAAATTATTTATTTCTATTTTTTGAAATGACTACTAGAATCTACATGATGTGCATACAATGAATTAAAGGTGCTTGGTACTTTCTTGAAAATGCGAATGTCCCAGTAAAATTTCCTGGGTTTCAGCGTCGATGACAAGAAATTTGCGATAGGTCTCATCGGTATTGTGCTGAAAGGATGCTAAAAAATAAACTTGTCGATTGGGATGAATAAAAGTATGTTGAGAGAGGTCTATTGTTTCCTGTTTACCATCTGTTTGTAAATAAAAGCTCTGTGTCGCATTTGCTACATCTTTAAAAGCTATCTTTTGACGAATATTCAATGAAGCATTGGTATATTCCTCATAAATTGCACGATTAAGCTGCTGATAAAATTCGTCCTCATCACGAAACGATTGAAATTGGTTGTTTGGATATTGATATAGTGTGTTTATTTCAGTTGGTGTGCAAAGTGTGGGTGTTGTATGGTCTACTGAATGTTGAGGTGGCAATATTATTTTGGAAACAACCATAAAAGTTAAGAAAAATACGTGCATCGTTCAACCTCCAAATGTTTTCTTATCAAAAACATCGCCTAGTTTTTCTTACTCTATACATAAAAACGCTGGCTAGAGGGAATGCATGTATCATCCTGGATAAAACCAGCCAAAGAAAGTTGGTCTGGCTTTATCACTATCTATTCTTTCTTCTATATATATGCCTCGTTATGATTAGGAAGCTTGTGCTTGTTTTAAATATCTATTAAGTAGGACATCCAATTCTTGACTGTAATCTACTACGGTAGGGTGGGTGAAACCAAGATCCTTTGCTTTTTTATACATAATTCTACGTTTGATCTCAATTTCCGCCTTCAAGAATTGTTTAAGTAATAAGTTTACCAAGATATTTTCCTCCTAATTTTTTTATCCATATTCTTGAAATACATTTTTTATGACCTCGATTCAACTTTCTCATTGTATATCACTTATATTAAAAAAAATGTCATATTGTGTATCATTTCTCAAATTCGTAATTTAGTCATAGATAAGAACCTTCATCCTATTTGATTTTAAAGAAAAAATTTATCTATAATAGATAAAATATACTAATAATTCCTCCCTTTATTGAATTGAATATGAGACTTAAAACCCTATCGGCGGAAAATGGTGGGGTTTTTAGCTTGCTGTAATTTAGAAAGTATTAAGAGAAAAAATGAGAAACTTTAAACCTTTTATACTATGCAAAAAGTTGCTGTTAGAGATCGAATTTTCCGATAATTCAGCGTGTTATTCATATCTTGTCACATTTTAGCAAATTCCCTTTGATGTTGTTTAGAAATGTGGACATTTCATTTTGTATGGTGAAATGTTGAGAATTTTTGAAATTAATGGAATAATAAATGAGAGGCTTGAGGTGATGAGGAGTATGGTGAAAAACACGTTTATATCGTATTTTTTCAAGTTTACTAGCCGTATGTAAAAGAGAGGAGCCTTCACAGGAACCGATCATTGTGTATGGCATTCAGAAGATATAGCTGTGTAGCGGATGTATCCTTGGACAATAGGGAGCGCTATGATGCGTTTCTAAATGATGGGAGAGTAAACCTTTTCACCAGAGGAAATATTGCTAATAATGTTCGAGTTTGTGGAAGAACCTCGTGTTGGTAACTTCCCCACTACTACGTTTTGCACTCATCGGCACAATGCCTTCTTCATGAATACTTACATAGTAGCAGGTAGCGTTTAGAGAATGGTAGATGTTTATGCTAAAATATGTCATAGATTACGAGAGAGAGGGATTACCATGCGTACCACTTATTTTAAAAACTTATTACAGCACTTACCTGAAGAAGAACAACAACAATTGCAACAGGCAAATGGTGCAACTGATGCACATATTGAATCATTGCTAGAGATATTTCCACTTTGCCCGCAATCATTGCTGGAGCTATTACGGGATGTCAATGGTACTTATTATTGTCGGCATGGCCAAGAAACAATCTGTGCCCTTGTGCTTGGCTCTGATTTAGGGGATTATCCGTATTATTTAAAGTCAGTGGAGCAAATCGTGGCAGACTATCATGACAAGCGTGAAACGATTTATGAACGTTATCAAGATTTTTTAGATTATGTCGAAGTGAATGACAAGATTAATATGCATGTGCCGATAAATGAACGTTTATGCTTTGCTGATTGCATGAATAATGGTGGAACCTCTAGCCTGTATATTGATTTTTCGCCAAAGGAAGGTGGACAAGTTGGGCAAGTGGTCCGTTATGTGCATGACCCTGATAGTTTTGAGGTAATTGCCGCTTCCTTTGATGATTATTTACAGCAACTTGTAGAGGGAGGTTATGAATTCACTGCTATTTACGAGGAGGAATTCGAATGACCATGCTACTCATGTTCCATGAGGACAAAGCACAAACTTTAGTAGAACAATACACCCTAACAGAAGAACAGCTACGTTATACAAATTCCCCAAAAGATAGCATTGAACTTGCGAAGCAGGATAATAGTCGACATGCCATTTTAGCGCTGGTCAGTAACAAGCTAGTCACTTTTTTTGTCTTACATGAAAAAGAAGGAGTGAAGCCTTATTCCTCCAATGAACAGGCGTTGTTAATTCGCTCCTTTTCTACGGATTATTATGAGCAGGGCAAAGGCTATGCTAAGAGGGCACTCCAATTATTACCTGATTTTGTTCGCAAGCATTTTCCACATATCAATGAGCTAGTACTAGGTGTAAATGTGCCAAATATAGCAGCTCAGAAACTTTATAAGAGGTGCGGTTTTGTGGATGAAGGCAGACAGGCAAAGGGGATTCGAGAGGAGCTAAAAGTAATGAGCTATTATATGAAGGAGACTCAAAATTGAGCCATATAAAAGAGGCAAGAATGGAGCATTTACAAGCACTTTGCACAATCGATCAAAAAGTGATTGGAGATGCATCCAGAACGGAAGAAATTCAGCAAGCAATCGAAGAGAAACGCTGTCTGCTATACCAATCCACCGATAATATTGCGGGGTTTCTGCTATTCACCAATGACTTTTTTGGCTATAGCTTTATTTCCTTAGTCATTGTTAAGCCGTCAGAGCGTAGAAAAGGCGTCGCGTCTGCCTTAATGAAGGCTTATATGCAAATGGCTAAAACGTCAAAAGTTTTCTCCTCTACAAATCAGTCCAATAAGCGGATGCAACAACTTTTTCACAATTTAGGCTTTGTCAAAAGTGGTGTTATCGACAACTTGGATGAGGGAGACCCAGAAATTATTTATATGAAACAAGCCTCACCACAAGCATAGGGTGAGGCTTTTGTTTATTTTTTGACTTTAATAAATAAAAAGGATGGTCTACGTAGCTCCTTTTCAATAGAAGGAAGCTGTTGAATGGCCTCTTTGCTTGGGATAGGTTCAACGATTTTGTCAATGGATAACCCGTGCGTAATTAAGGTATTCATCATCGTTGCTATCGTGCGATGATATTTGACAACGCCATCCACCAACCATGTTTGCTGACGTAAGCCCTCTTCATGGTAATGATCCACTGCGTAATGCAAACGGTTATGGCTTTCGTCATAAATCCAATTATCCACCAATGTGTGACGAGCCGTAGCAATAGGATGCTCCACAGAGAAAATAAATACCCCATTTGGCCGAAGCATTTGCGCAATTTGACTAATTACCTTATCGAAATCTTGGACATAATGAAGAGAAAGGGAGCTGGTTATACAATCAAAGCTATTTGAAGGCGCTTCATAATCCTCTATGGCTTGCAGCTGATAGTCAATGTGTGGATGAGCATGCTTCTGTTTGGCAATAGCTAACATATTGCTCGAAACGTCTAAGGCGGTCACATGCTTAGCGTGATGGTCCAGACAATATTGTGCGAATTCACCCATACCACAGCCAATATCAAGTATTTGTAAATTCGTTAATGGTGGTAGTAAGGACTTCATTGTGGGTTGCTCCAAAAGACCATTATAGTTATACGTTTTTTCTCGTAAAGCCTTGTATTGGTTGAAAAAAATCTGATTATCATAGATATTTTGTTTCATTAATAACCTCCATTTTGTGAAACATAACGTTATGTCAAGTGTGCGCATTACAATTGTCTCATGTGGCAATAAAAAGATATAGACTTTTATTACAATTTTTTGTAAGATGTAGATAGAGGCATGTCATTTTTTGATAATAGTTAATTCCCACCTATTTACAAATTAGATGGTTTATTTTTTTTAGAGAGCACTAATGAAAATTAATTGATGTCCAGCCTAACTAAGTCGAGCAGTTTCTCCAAGTTTCCTACA
Encoded proteins:
- the thrS gene encoding threonine--tRNA ligase, whose product is MSNQDIHIQFPDGQQQTFTKGVTLTDIAQAIRPELRKKAVAGSVNGTIVDLTHPITADAQISLYDASSKEGIEVIRHSTAHLLAQAIKRLYPHAQFGVGPVIENGFYYDIEIADTLTPSDLQRIEKKMKQIVQENVPIHRREVSRQEAKQLFVHDALKLELLEAIPANETVTIYEQGEFYDLCRGPHVPATGKLQHFKLMQVSGAYWRGDSNNQMLQRIYGVAFATKEELHNHFVFLEEAEKRNHRKLGKELSLFMFSEEAPGMPFYLANGQILRNELESYLRNLQAKYDYREVRTPLMMNQRLWEQSGHWDHYKDNMYFTQVDDQSFALKPMNCPGHMLIFKNSLHSYRDLPIRMAEFGQVHRHEFSGALNGLLRVRSFCQDDAHIFVTPQQIEDEIALALNIIDEVYNVFGFEYTIELSTRPDDYMGDLALWDQAEGALENVLKNLGIAYTINEGDGAFYGPKIDIHIKDAIQRSHQCATVQLDFQLPEKFDLTYINENNEKVRPVVIHRAVFGSIDRFLGILIEHFSGAFPTWLAPQQVLVIGVADVHQAYAKQVVEALQQEQIRVQLDDRQEKLGKKIREAQLQKIPYIIVIGDREVANQSVAVRRHGQQDSTDKTLQQLRDEIKTAIQQKSLS
- a CDS encoding aspartyl-phosphate phosphatase Spo0E family protein translates to MVNLLLKQFLKAEIEIKRRIMYKKAKDLGFTHPTVVDYSQELDVLLNRYLKQAQAS
- a CDS encoding SMI1/KNR4 family protein, with the translated sequence MRTTYFKNLLQHLPEEEQQQLQQANGATDAHIESLLEIFPLCPQSLLELLRDVNGTYYCRHGQETICALVLGSDLGDYPYYLKSVEQIVADYHDKRETIYERYQDFLDYVEVNDKINMHVPINERLCFADCMNNGGTSSLYIDFSPKEGGQVGQVVRYVHDPDSFEVIAASFDDYLQQLVEGGYEFTAIYEEEFE
- a CDS encoding GNAT family N-acetyltransferase — its product is MTMLLMFHEDKAQTLVEQYTLTEEQLRYTNSPKDSIELAKQDNSRHAILALVSNKLVTFFVLHEKEGVKPYSSNEQALLIRSFSTDYYEQGKGYAKRALQLLPDFVRKHFPHINELVLGVNVPNIAAQKLYKRCGFVDEGRQAKGIREELKVMSYYMKETQN
- a CDS encoding GNAT family N-acetyltransferase, producing MSHIKEARMEHLQALCTIDQKVIGDASRTEEIQQAIEEKRCLLYQSTDNIAGFLLFTNDFFGYSFISLVIVKPSERRKGVASALMKAYMQMAKTSKVFSSTNQSNKRMQQLFHNLGFVKSGVIDNLDEGDPEIIYMKQASPQA
- a CDS encoding class I SAM-dependent DNA methyltransferase codes for the protein MKQNIYDNQIFFNQYKALREKTYNYNGLLEQPTMKSLLPPLTNLQILDIGCGMGEFAQYCLDHHAKHVTALDVSSNMLAIAKQKHAHPHIDYQLQAIEDYEAPSNSFDCITSSLSLHYVQDFDKVISQIAQMLRPNGVFIFSVEHPIATARHTLVDNWIYDESHNRLHYAVDHYHEEGLRQQTWLVDGVVKYHRTIATMMNTLITHGLSIDKIVEPIPSKEAIQQLPSIEKELRRPSFLFIKVKK